One Malania oleifera isolate guangnan ecotype guangnan chromosome 10, ASM2987363v1, whole genome shotgun sequence genomic region harbors:
- the LOC131165804 gene encoding probable inactive leucine-rich repeat receptor-like protein kinase At3g03770: MGKPVCHSAHLLLFILLITIQYSDQLEPSQSQTLFTLQWLLNYPPVLSSWNQTTDFCNSEPNPSLTVVCYEDSITQLHIFGESWVPPLPQNFSIGTLFSTLGSLPSLKVLSLVSLGLWGSLPADIGGLFSLEILNISSNYLNGTIPLEISALRNLQTLILDHNIFTGQIPYLLPSLPLLAVLSLKNNSLSGTLPNSLTSLETLRVLVLSMNHFSGEVPNFQNLTNLQVLDLEDNHFGPHFPTLHPKLITLVLRKNRFRSGLPPELSSFYQLQKLDLSSNGFVGPFLPSLFSLPSINYLDIAANKFTGRLLHNMSCNAELAFVNLSSNLLTGELPSCLQWGSKGKVVVYGGNCLLNGGKGQHPQSYCQNEALAVKVLPQKGNKNDPQARKVLASSTAVGIVGGILLLGLIFLVIRKVHSMNNAQEPKTRLISENASTAYTLKLLSNARYICQTRQLGPLVLPAYRVFTLEELKEATNNFNMSSFMGEGSHGQVYQGRLTSGAIIAIRCMKMRKRHGVYTYTRHIELISKLRHCHLVSVLGHCFECYPDDSCVNKVYIVFEFVPNGTLRGCTSEALPGQKLTWIQRIAAVIGVAKGIQFLHTGVVPGVFSNNLKITDVLLDHELHTKIWSYNLPLLADNKEMVHHGTSSTQPKDSMRAREKYEDKNDIYDLGVILLEIIVGRPITSRNDIHVAKDLLIVSLKANDIARRGIVDPAVQRECSNESLRTMMDICVNCMSSEPIHRPSIEDVLWNLQFAAQVQDSWRGESQSPRGSHASSSP, translated from the exons ATGGGAAAACCAGTCTGCCATTCAGCACATCTTCTCCTCTTCATTCTTCTCATCACAATCCAATACTCAGACCAGCTTGAGCCCTCCCAATCCCAGACCCTCTTCACACTCCAGTGGCTTCTCAATTACCCACCAGTTCTAAGCAGCTGGAATCAGACCACAGATTTCTGCAACTCTGAACCAAACCCATCTCTCACTGTTGTGTGCTATGAAGACAGCATAACCCAACTGCACATTTTCGGGGAGAGCTGGGTTCCTCCATtgcctcaaaatttctccattggTACCCTTTTCTCCACTCTTGGCAGTCTCCCAAGCTTGAAAGTTCTCTCTTTGGTTTCTCTAGGTCTATGGGGGTCACTGCCTGCAGATATTGGTGGTTTATTTTCTCTGGAAATACTCAATATAAGTTCAAATTACTTGAATGGAACAATTCCCCTGGAAATCTCAGCTTTGAGGAACCTTCAGACGCTCATACTAGACCACAACATCTTCACTGGTCAAATCCCTTATTTGCTGCCTTCACTCCCACTGCTCGCTGTTTTGAGTCTGAAGAACAATTCACTTTCTGGGACCCTGCCAAATTCTTTAACAAGTTTGGAAACTCTCAGAGTTCTTGTGCTTTCAATGAATCATTTTTCTGGGGAAGTGCCCAATTTCCAAAACTTGACAAACCTTCAGGTTCTTGACTTAGAAGACAATCATTTTGGACCCCATTTTCCTACCTTGCATCCCAAGCTGATTACTCTTGTACTCAGAAAGAACAGGTTTCGTTCTGGTCTCCCTCCAGAGCTAAGCTCCTTCTATCAGCTTCAGAAGCTGGATTTATCTTCAAATGGATTCGTAGGACCATTTTTGCCATCATTATTTTCGCTGCCTTCAATTAATTACCTTGATATAGCAGCAAACAAGTTCACTGGCAGGCTTTTACACAACATGTCTTGCAATGCAGAGCTTGCTTTTGTGAATTTGTCTTCTAATCTCTTGACAGGGGAGTTGCCCAGTTGTCTTCAATGGGGTTCTAAGGGAAAGGTTGTCGTGTATGGTGGGAATTGTTTATTGAATGGAGGGAAAGGACAGCATCCGCAGTCCTATTGCCAGAATGAAGCTCTGGCAGTGAAAGTCTTGCCACAGAAGGGAAATAAAAATGACCCACAGGCTAGAAAAGTTCTTGCATCAAGTACTGCGGTTGGAATTGTTGGAGGAATTTTGCTGCTTGGTCTGATTTTCTTGGTTATCAGAAAAGTTCATAGTATGAACAATGCTCAAGAACCCAAAACAAGATTGATATCAGAGAATGCCTCAACCGCATACACGTTAAAGCTGCTTTCAAATGCAA GGTATATCTGTCAAACAAGGCAACTAGGACCTCTTGTTCTTCCTGCTTATCGTGTTTTTACCTTGGAGGAACTTAAGGAGGCCACAAATAACTTTAATATGTCAAGTTTCATGGGTGAAGGTTCTCATGGTCAG GTTTACCAAGGTAGGCTCACAAGTGGTGCTATAATTGCTATAAGATGCATGAAAATGAGGAAAAGGCATGGTGTCTACACCTATACACGTCACATTGAGCTAATTTCAAAACTTAGGCATTGCCATTTGGTTAGCGTGCTTGGACATTGCTTTGAGTGCTACCCAGATGATTCATGTGTCAATAAGGTATATATTGTGTTCGAGTTTGTGCCAAATGGGACGCTAAGAGGCTGCACATCTG AGGCACTTCCAGGGCAAAAGCTTACTTGGATACAAAGGATAGCAGCTGTTATTGGAGTCGCGAAGGGCATTCAATTTCTGCACACAGGGGTTGTGCCTGGTGTATTTTCAAATAATCTGAAAATAACAGATGTTTTGTTGGATCATGAACTTCATAcaaaaatttggagttataacCTGCCCTTGCTAGCAGATAATAAGGAAATG GTGCACCATGGTACTTCTTCTACTCAACCAAAAGATAGCATGCGAGCAAG GGAAAAATATGAAGATAAGAATGATATATATGACTTGGGAGTGATATTATTAGAAATCATTGTGGGAAGGCCAATCACGTCCCGAAATGACATCCACGTCGCAAAAGATCTC TTAATAGTAAGTTTAAAAGCAAATGACATAGCTCGAAGGGGCATTGTTGACCCAGCAGTTCAGAGAGAGTGCTCCAACGAATCACTGAGAACAATGATGGATATCTGTGTCAATTGCATGTCCAGTGAACCAATCCACAGGCCCTCCATAGAGGATGTGCTTTGGAACTTGCAGTTTGCAGCTCAGGTTCAGGATTCATGGAGGGGAGAGTCCCAGAGCCCCCGAGGATCACATGCCTCGTCTTCACCTTAA